In a single window of the Hippoglossus hippoglossus isolate fHipHip1 chromosome 7, fHipHip1.pri, whole genome shotgun sequence genome:
- the srsf6a gene encoding serine and arginine rich splicing factor 6a isoform X1, translating to MPRVYIGRLSYNVREKDIQRFFSGYGKLMEVDLKNGYGFVEFEDNRDADDAVYELNGKELCGERVIVEHARGPRRDRDGQSGGYGGGGGGGGGGGGGGGGGGGSGGRSSSGYSSRTHTGREKYGPPVRTEYRLVVENLSSRCSWQDLKDFMRQAGEVTYADAHKERTNEGVIEFRSQSDMKRALDKLDGTDINGRKIRLVEERPRKRRSCSGSRSRSRSRRRSRSRSRRSHRSRSSRSRSRSHSRSRSPSNKRNQSDSRSGRKSRSKSGESKSHSRNRRSHSRSRKSKSHSRSGKSRSHSADRKSKSRSKSRSKAKSERESRSRSKEMPVDKKSRSRSASPVENGKEERAAKSASRSPSPREDDRRSKSMEKRSVSRSKSRSRSRSRSRSASQD from the exons ATGCCTCGGGTGTACATCGGGCGACTGAGCTATAATGTCCGCGAAAAAGACATCCAGCGATTTTTCAGCGGATATGGGAAACTCATGGAAGTCGATCTAAAGAACGG CTATGGATTCGTGGAGTTTGAAGATAACCGGGACGCCGACGATGCCGTGTATGAGCTGAACGGGAAGGAGCTGTGCGGGGAGCGGGTGATCGTGGAACATGCCCGCGGGCCGCGGCGAGACCGAGATGGCCAGAGTGGGGGTTACggaggcggcggaggaggaggaggcggcggcggtggtggtggtggtggcggcggcggaAGTGGTGGGCGCAGTA gtaGTGGTTACAGCAGCCGGACCCACACTGGCAGGGAGAAGTATGGACCCCCAGTCCGTACTGAGTACCGTCTCGTCGTGGAGAACTTGTCTAGCCGCTGCAGTTGGCAAGACCTAAAG GACTTCATGCGCCAGGCGGGGGAAGTGACCTACGCAGACGCCCACAAAGAGCGCACCAATGAGGGAGTGATCGAGTTCCGCTCTCAATCGGACATGAAGAGGGCACTGGACAAGCTGGACGGAACAGACATCAACGGGCGGAAGATTCGTCTTGTGGAGGAACGACCCCGTAAACGAAGATCCTGCTCTGGCAGTCGCTCCAG ATCTCGCAGTCGCCGCCGCTCCCGTAGTAGGAGCCGCAGAAGCCACAGGAGCAGGAGCTCCAGGAGTCGCTCCAGATCCCACTCAAG GTCTCGTTCCCCTAGCAACAAGAGGAATCAATCCGACTCCAGATCTGGAAGGAAGTCTCGCTCCAAGTCAGGAGAAAGCAAATCACATTCTCGCAATCGCAGGTCACACTCTCGTTCCCGCAAATCCAAATCTCATTCACGCTCCGGCAAGTCCCGCTCCCATTCAGCTGACCGGAAATCCAAGTCTCGTTCTAAGAGCCGTTCCAAGGCAAAGTCAGAGCGTGAATCTCGCAGTCGCTCAAAGGAGATGCCCGTTGACAAGAAGTCACGCAGTCGATCAGCTTCCCCGGTAGAGAACGGGAAGGAGGAGCGTGCTGCCAAATCTGCCTCCCGCTCCCCATCCCCCCGGGAGGATGACCGCCGATCCAAGTCTATGGAGAAGCGCTCAGTCTCCCGCTCAAAGTCCCGCTCAAGATCTCGCTCACGATCTAGATCAGCTTCTCAAGATTAG
- the srsf6a gene encoding serine and arginine rich splicing factor 6a isoform X2 — protein sequence MPRVYIGRLSYNVREKDIQRFFSGYGKLMEVDLKNGYGFVEFEDNRDADDAVYELNGKELCGERVIVEHARGPRRDRDGQSGGYGGGGGGGGGGGGGGGGGGGSGGRSSGYSSRTHTGREKYGPPVRTEYRLVVENLSSRCSWQDLKDFMRQAGEVTYADAHKERTNEGVIEFRSQSDMKRALDKLDGTDINGRKIRLVEERPRKRRSCSGSRSRSRSRRRSRSRSRRSHRSRSSRSRSRSHSRSRSPSNKRNQSDSRSGRKSRSKSGESKSHSRNRRSHSRSRKSKSHSRSGKSRSHSADRKSKSRSKSRSKAKSERESRSRSKEMPVDKKSRSRSASPVENGKEERAAKSASRSPSPREDDRRSKSMEKRSVSRSKSRSRSRSRSRSASQD from the exons ATGCCTCGGGTGTACATCGGGCGACTGAGCTATAATGTCCGCGAAAAAGACATCCAGCGATTTTTCAGCGGATATGGGAAACTCATGGAAGTCGATCTAAAGAACGG CTATGGATTCGTGGAGTTTGAAGATAACCGGGACGCCGACGATGCCGTGTATGAGCTGAACGGGAAGGAGCTGTGCGGGGAGCGGGTGATCGTGGAACATGCCCGCGGGCCGCGGCGAGACCGAGATGGCCAGAGTGGGGGTTACggaggcggcggaggaggaggaggcggcggcggtggtggtggtggtggcggcggcggaAGTGGTGGGCGCA gtaGTGGTTACAGCAGCCGGACCCACACTGGCAGGGAGAAGTATGGACCCCCAGTCCGTACTGAGTACCGTCTCGTCGTGGAGAACTTGTCTAGCCGCTGCAGTTGGCAAGACCTAAAG GACTTCATGCGCCAGGCGGGGGAAGTGACCTACGCAGACGCCCACAAAGAGCGCACCAATGAGGGAGTGATCGAGTTCCGCTCTCAATCGGACATGAAGAGGGCACTGGACAAGCTGGACGGAACAGACATCAACGGGCGGAAGATTCGTCTTGTGGAGGAACGACCCCGTAAACGAAGATCCTGCTCTGGCAGTCGCTCCAG ATCTCGCAGTCGCCGCCGCTCCCGTAGTAGGAGCCGCAGAAGCCACAGGAGCAGGAGCTCCAGGAGTCGCTCCAGATCCCACTCAAG GTCTCGTTCCCCTAGCAACAAGAGGAATCAATCCGACTCCAGATCTGGAAGGAAGTCTCGCTCCAAGTCAGGAGAAAGCAAATCACATTCTCGCAATCGCAGGTCACACTCTCGTTCCCGCAAATCCAAATCTCATTCACGCTCCGGCAAGTCCCGCTCCCATTCAGCTGACCGGAAATCCAAGTCTCGTTCTAAGAGCCGTTCCAAGGCAAAGTCAGAGCGTGAATCTCGCAGTCGCTCAAAGGAGATGCCCGTTGACAAGAAGTCACGCAGTCGATCAGCTTCCCCGGTAGAGAACGGGAAGGAGGAGCGTGCTGCCAAATCTGCCTCCCGCTCCCCATCCCCCCGGGAGGATGACCGCCGATCCAAGTCTATGGAGAAGCGCTCAGTCTCCCGCTCAAAGTCCCGCTCAAGATCTCGCTCACGATCTAGATCAGCTTCTCAAGATTAG